One stretch of Streptomyces sp. MMBL 11-1 DNA includes these proteins:
- a CDS encoding DUF4244 domain-containing protein, producing the protein METKFWDRAVGVLLGGRLSAGVPGRMAKRAARWAGRLDRSDRGMTTSEYAVGTIAACAFAAVLYKVVNSGPVLSALQSLVEDALDAKF; encoded by the coding sequence ATGGAAACGAAGTTCTGGGACCGGGCCGTCGGCGTTCTGCTCGGAGGCCGGCTGTCCGCAGGTGTGCCGGGCCGGATGGCGAAGCGGGCCGCACGGTGGGCGGGGCGGCTCGACCGGTCCGACCGGGGGATGACCACGTCCGAGTACGCGGTGGGAACCATCGCCGCGTGCGCCTTCGCCGCGGTGCTCTACAAGGTGGTGAACAGCGGGCCGGTGCTGTCGGCGTTGCAGTCGCTGGTTGAGGACGCGCTCGATGCGAAGTTCTGA